One genomic region from Marinobacter szutsaonensis encodes:
- a CDS encoding MFS transporter: MADHQAANTPPPPARLLPVAVLLWLSGVYLRIPVLVAPPLAPFIGEELALSKALTGALTTLPILMLAIGAMPGSLAISRIGPRNTLALAMVIMVVGSASRGLAPETLTLMIASAVMGLGVAMMQPALPALLPRWLQPHHLALGTAIYMNGMLMGEFIGAGVTLPVLMPLLDNSWRATLIAWSLPALLVAAALFLPRRDLARPVRKGAWLPDWSNPLTLKLGLLLGLSGSMFFGLNAYMGNLLEQQGQFDKLSEALFWYNIAQVFASLTMLKFARAWVGRRTLIVTMATLSILGTASTIALDGWWSIASATLMSFVAGILLILLVALPPLLVRSEETGRLSAGTFLVGYTLAFSVPMLGGLLADWTGDVRHAVLVMIGYSLAVLPLAFTLDLRRREG, from the coding sequence GTGGCTGACCACCAGGCCGCGAACACACCGCCACCGCCAGCCCGACTGCTGCCGGTGGCGGTGTTGCTTTGGCTATCCGGCGTTTACCTGCGCATCCCTGTCCTGGTGGCGCCGCCTCTGGCTCCCTTTATCGGCGAAGAACTCGCCCTGTCCAAGGCCCTGACCGGTGCCCTGACCACCTTGCCCATCCTGATGCTCGCCATTGGCGCCATGCCCGGCTCCCTGGCCATCTCCCGCATCGGACCGAGAAACACCCTGGCGCTGGCCATGGTCATCATGGTGGTCGGCTCCGCCAGCCGTGGCCTCGCCCCTGAAACCCTGACCCTGATGATTGCCAGCGCCGTCATGGGCCTGGGTGTGGCCATGATGCAGCCGGCGCTGCCGGCGTTGTTACCACGGTGGCTGCAGCCCCACCACCTGGCCCTGGGCACCGCCATCTACATGAACGGCATGCTCATGGGCGAATTCATCGGCGCCGGCGTCACCCTGCCGGTGCTCATGCCGCTGCTGGACAATAGCTGGCGCGCCACCCTGATTGCCTGGTCGCTGCCGGCCTTGCTGGTGGCCGCCGCCCTGTTCCTGCCCAGACGGGACCTGGCCCGCCCGGTCCGCAAAGGCGCCTGGCTCCCGGACTGGAGCAACCCCCTGACCCTGAAACTCGGCCTGCTACTCGGCCTCTCCGGCTCCATGTTCTTCGGCCTCAACGCCTACATGGGCAACCTGCTCGAACAGCAGGGCCAGTTCGACAAACTCTCCGAAGCCCTGTTCTGGTACAACATTGCCCAGGTCTTCGCCTCCCTGACCATGCTTAAATTCGCCCGCGCCTGGGTCGGCCGCCGGACCCTGATCGTGACCATGGCTACCCTGAGCATCCTTGGCACCGCCAGCACCATAGCCCTCGACGGCTGGTGGTCCATCGCCAGTGCCACCCTGATGAGTTTCGTTGCCGGCATCCTGTTGATCCTGCTGGTGGCACTGCCGCCACTGCTGGTCCGCTCCGAAGAAACCGGGCGTTTGTCCGCCGGCACTTTCCTGGTGGGTTATACCCTGGCGTTCTCCGTGCCCATGTTGGGTGGCTTGTTGGCCGACTGGACCGGTGATGTCCGTCATGCCGTGCTGGTGATGATTGGTTATAGCCTGGCGGTTTTGCCGCTGGCGTTTACGCTGGATTTGAGGCGGCGGGAGGGGTGA
- a CDS encoding type III PLP-dependent enzyme, which produces MTEAVNANIADYYDAETFKRIKDFADTKETPFVVIDTKTIDRQYNELVEGFPYAKVYYAVKANPAPEILTMLRDKGANFDIASVYELEKVLALGVTGDRISYGNTIKKAKDIRTFYEQGVRLFATDSEADLRNIARAAPGSNVYVRILTEGTLTADWPLSRKFGCQTDMAMDLLILARDLGLVPYGVSFHVGSQQREIGAWDAALNKVKVIFERLKEEDDIELKMINMGGGFPANYITRTNELGVYAEEIARFLHEDFGEELPEIIIEPGRSLISNAGVLVSEVVLISRKSRTALHRWVYTDVGKFSGLIETLDEAIKFPIWTEKSGEGEDCVIAGPTCDSADIMYEHHKYPLPLNLAIGDRMYWLSTGAYTTTYSAIEFNGFPPLKDYYI; this is translated from the coding sequence ATGACCGAAGCCGTTAACGCCAACATCGCCGATTACTACGACGCCGAGACCTTCAAACGGATCAAGGATTTCGCCGACACCAAAGAGACCCCGTTTGTGGTGATCGATACCAAAACCATCGACCGCCAGTACAACGAGCTGGTGGAAGGCTTTCCCTATGCCAAGGTTTATTACGCGGTGAAGGCGAACCCGGCCCCAGAGATCCTGACCATGCTGCGGGACAAGGGTGCCAACTTCGACATCGCCTCGGTCTATGAGTTGGAGAAAGTACTGGCCCTGGGTGTGACCGGTGACCGCATCAGTTACGGCAACACCATCAAGAAGGCGAAGGACATCCGCACCTTCTACGAGCAGGGTGTGCGCCTGTTTGCTACCGATTCCGAGGCCGACCTGCGCAACATTGCCCGGGCGGCGCCGGGTTCTAATGTGTACGTTCGCATCCTCACCGAGGGCACCCTGACCGCCGACTGGCCGTTGTCGCGCAAGTTTGGCTGCCAGACCGACATGGCCATGGACCTGCTGATCCTGGCCCGTGACCTGGGCCTAGTGCCCTATGGTGTGTCATTCCATGTCGGTTCCCAGCAGCGGGAAATCGGTGCCTGGGATGCGGCCCTGAACAAGGTGAAGGTGATTTTCGAGCGTCTGAAGGAAGAGGACGACATTGAGCTGAAGATGATCAACATGGGCGGTGGCTTCCCGGCCAACTACATCACCCGGACCAATGAGCTGGGGGTGTACGCTGAGGAGATTGCCCGTTTCCTGCATGAGGATTTCGGCGAGGAGTTGCCGGAAATCATCATCGAGCCGGGGCGGTCACTGATTTCCAACGCTGGGGTGCTGGTGAGTGAGGTGGTACTGATTTCCCGTAAGTCCCGTACCGCCCTGCACCGCTGGGTCTATACCGATGTAGGCAAGTTCTCGGGGCTGATCGAGACGCTGGATGAGGCGATCAAGTTTCCGATCTGGACGGAAAAGTCCGGCGAGGGCGAGGACTGTGTGATTGCAGGGCCGACCTGTGACAGCGCCGATATCATGTACGAGCATCACAAGTATCCGCTGCCGCTGAATCTGGCCATCGGGGATCGGATGTACTGGCTTTCTACAGGGGCCTATACGACGACTTACAGTGCCATCGAGTTCAACGGGTTTCCTCCGCTTAAGGACTATTACATCTGA
- a CDS encoding initiation factor 2B, which produces MDTKARAILEVTRDDQQSGATQLARQTLQAVQQWLLSESVRASALDELLESLTQARPSMVPLANAVARCRELFGPWRDSANVSEQAVPVVASVLEQLTRANERVALSAFELVPEHGTILTHSRSSQVVALFRLLANRQHPFSVICTQSSPGNEGFTLARELDELGVPVTLITDAQSGLFMHQADIVFSGCDTWLSDQHFVNKSGTYLLALAARDQGKPLWVLADSFKDSPGTCQSVALEEMAPEELGGPTGAHIRARNIYFETVPVKLVTGRVSDQGVFSFPAAPRR; this is translated from the coding sequence ATGGATACAAAGGCCCGCGCCATCCTCGAAGTCACCAGAGACGATCAACAGTCCGGTGCAACACAGTTGGCACGTCAAACGCTTCAGGCGGTTCAGCAGTGGCTGCTATCGGAAAGCGTCCGCGCCAGTGCACTGGATGAATTGCTCGAGAGCCTGACCCAGGCCCGGCCGAGCATGGTCCCCCTGGCTAACGCCGTCGCGCGCTGCCGGGAGCTGTTTGGCCCGTGGCGGGACAGTGCCAATGTGTCCGAGCAGGCTGTCCCGGTGGTTGCCTCGGTGCTGGAGCAGCTGACCCGGGCTAACGAACGAGTGGCGCTCAGCGCCTTCGAACTTGTCCCAGAACATGGGACCATCCTGACCCACAGCCGCAGTTCCCAGGTGGTGGCCCTGTTCCGCTTGCTCGCTAACCGTCAGCACCCCTTTTCGGTCATCTGCACCCAGAGCAGCCCCGGCAATGAGGGGTTCACCCTGGCCCGGGAACTGGACGAGCTGGGCGTCCCGGTGACCTTGATCACGGATGCTCAGTCCGGCCTGTTCATGCACCAGGCGGATATCGTGTTCAGTGGCTGCGACACCTGGCTTTCGGACCAGCACTTCGTGAACAAGAGTGGCACCTATCTGCTCGCCCTCGCTGCCCGGGACCAGGGCAAACCCCTCTGGGTCCTGGCCGACAGCTTCAAGGACAGCCCGGGCACGTGCCAGTCGGTGGCCCTGGAGGAAATGGCACCGGAAGAGCTCGGTGGTCCCACCGGTGCCCATATCCGGGCCCGCAATATCTATTTCGAAACCGTGCCGGTAAAGCTGGTCACCGGACGGGTCAGCGATCAGGGCGTTTTTTCGTTCCCTGCTGCGCCTCGGCGGTGA
- the hrpB gene encoding ATP-dependent helicase HrpB: MLPIDKILPDLKQTLEQSTTALLQAPPGAGKTTRVPLALLDASWRQGRKILMLEPRRLAARSAARFMARQLGEKPGQTVGYRTRLDTRVSGATRIEVVTEGILTRLIQSDPILEDYAAVLFDEFHERSLQADLGLALVRESQQALREDLRLLVMSATLETAPIARVLGDVPVISSEGRAFPVEVLYRPLPRNTRIVDQVVAVVQEALRDQDGSLLVFLPGAGEIRRVAQQLQGQVPDQVILAPLYGNLSGEDQDRAIARAPDGTRKVVLATAIAETSLTIEGVRVVIDAGQQRRAVFDANSGMTRLVTGRVSKASAEQRKGRAGRVEPGVCYRLWSESEQFGLAEFTPPEIREADLAPLVLELAQWGARSPEQVAWIDAPPRPHWQQAVALLQWLDLLDDNGAITDHGKAARDLGIHPRLAHMVLRGRVLGFGGLAAELAALLGERDLLGPGEGADLHQRVRLLRGEMATRRLDPARLKAVRQAAKRLDGDALQGPEPGEALVGRLLAQAYPDRIARRRPGSAPRYQLSNGKGAVLREDDPLARHDWLVAADLDGKAREATIYLAAPVDLPGLEQDLADHIVEQDEATWDDRRGTVIARKVRKLGELVLAEQALSQVDPNLVQQGLLDAVRRKGLDSLPWTQEARQWCARVGLLAAQFPGDWPDTGDEALLASLDSWLGPFLAGLQRWSDLARINLLQALASLLDYQQQQQLETLAPRTLTIPTGQKVTLDYTPDHGPVLSAKLQALFGWTETPRVAGGQVPVVIHLLSPAQRPLAVTSDLASFWRNAYPEVRKDMRGRYPKHPWPEDPFTAEAQQGTKKRPDR, encoded by the coding sequence ATGCTCCCAATAGACAAGATCCTCCCAGACCTGAAGCAGACCCTGGAACAGTCCACCACCGCCCTGTTGCAGGCCCCTCCGGGGGCCGGTAAAACCACCCGGGTACCGCTGGCTCTGTTGGATGCTTCCTGGCGCCAGGGCCGCAAGATCCTGATGCTGGAGCCGCGGCGGCTGGCGGCACGGTCGGCGGCACGGTTCATGGCCCGACAGCTGGGAGAAAAGCCGGGCCAGACCGTGGGCTACCGGACCCGGTTGGATACACGGGTCTCCGGTGCTACCCGGATCGAGGTGGTGACCGAGGGCATCCTGACGCGGCTGATCCAGAGCGATCCCATACTGGAAGACTACGCCGCTGTTCTGTTTGATGAATTTCATGAGCGCTCGTTGCAGGCGGACCTGGGTCTGGCCCTGGTTCGGGAGTCCCAGCAGGCCCTGCGGGAAGACCTGCGCCTGCTGGTGATGTCCGCCACGCTGGAGACTGCACCGATCGCCCGGGTGCTTGGAGACGTGCCGGTGATCAGCAGCGAGGGCCGGGCGTTCCCGGTGGAGGTGCTGTATCGGCCTTTGCCACGAAACACACGGATCGTCGACCAGGTGGTGGCGGTGGTGCAGGAAGCTCTTCGCGACCAAGACGGTTCCCTGCTGGTATTTTTGCCCGGTGCCGGCGAAATCCGCCGGGTGGCGCAGCAGCTGCAGGGGCAGGTACCGGATCAGGTCATCCTGGCGCCCCTGTACGGCAACCTGAGTGGTGAAGACCAGGACCGGGCCATTGCGCGGGCGCCAGACGGTACCCGCAAGGTGGTGCTGGCGACTGCCATAGCGGAAACCAGTCTGACCATCGAGGGGGTGCGGGTGGTCATCGACGCCGGTCAGCAGCGCCGGGCGGTGTTTGATGCCAACAGCGGTATGACCCGGTTGGTGACCGGCCGGGTGTCCAAAGCCTCGGCGGAACAACGCAAGGGCCGGGCCGGACGGGTGGAGCCTGGGGTGTGTTACCGGCTCTGGAGTGAATCGGAACAGTTTGGCCTGGCGGAGTTCACGCCCCCGGAAATCCGGGAGGCGGATCTGGCGCCACTGGTGCTGGAACTGGCCCAGTGGGGCGCCCGTTCGCCAGAGCAGGTGGCCTGGATTGACGCTCCCCCCCGACCCCACTGGCAACAGGCGGTGGCCCTGTTGCAATGGCTTGACCTGCTAGATGACAACGGCGCCATCACCGATCACGGCAAGGCCGCCCGGGATCTTGGTATCCACCCCCGTCTGGCCCATATGGTGCTTCGGGGGCGGGTGCTGGGTTTCGGCGGGCTGGCAGCGGAACTGGCTGCTTTGCTGGGGGAGCGGGACCTGCTGGGACCGGGCGAAGGCGCGGACCTGCACCAGAGGGTGCGACTGCTCCGTGGCGAGATGGCCACCCGGCGCCTGGATCCGGCCCGGCTGAAAGCCGTTCGGCAGGCGGCGAAACGATTGGACGGCGACGCGTTGCAGGGCCCGGAACCCGGAGAAGCCCTGGTCGGCCGACTGCTGGCTCAGGCCTACCCTGACCGGATCGCCCGCCGGCGTCCCGGATCGGCACCGCGTTATCAGCTGAGCAACGGCAAGGGGGCGGTGTTGCGAGAGGATGACCCGCTCGCCCGCCACGACTGGCTGGTGGCTGCCGATCTGGATGGCAAGGCCCGGGAGGCGACTATCTACCTGGCCGCACCGGTGGATCTTCCAGGTCTGGAACAGGATCTGGCCGACCACATCGTCGAGCAGGATGAGGCCACTTGGGACGACCGGCGGGGTACGGTGATTGCCCGCAAGGTCCGGAAACTCGGGGAACTGGTGCTGGCGGAGCAGGCGCTGTCTCAAGTGGATCCCAACTTGGTTCAGCAGGGGCTGCTGGATGCCGTGCGCAGGAAAGGTCTGGACAGTCTGCCCTGGACCCAAGAGGCCCGGCAGTGGTGTGCCCGGGTCGGCCTGCTGGCGGCGCAGTTTCCCGGCGACTGGCCCGACACCGGGGACGAGGCCCTGCTGGCAAGCCTGGACTCCTGGCTCGGCCCGTTCCTTGCCGGCCTGCAGCGCTGGTCCGATCTCGCCAGGATCAACCTGCTCCAGGCCCTGGCTTCACTCCTGGATTACCAACAGCAGCAACAGCTGGAGACCCTGGCCCCCAGGACCCTGACCATTCCTACCGGCCAGAAAGTCACTCTGGATTACACCCCGGATCATGGCCCGGTGCTGTCGGCCAAGCTCCAGGCTCTGTTCGGCTGGACCGAAACCCCGAGGGTGGCAGGTGGGCAGGTGCCGGTGGTGATCCATCTGCTGTCCCCGGCCCAGCGGCCCCTGGCGGTCACCTCGGACCTGGCCAGTTTCTGGCGCAATGCCTATCCGGAGGTGCGCAAGGACATGCGTGGCCGGTACCCCAAACACCCCTGGCCCGAAGATCCGTTCACCGCCGAGGCGCAGCAGGGAACGAAAAAACGCCCTGATCGCTGA